Proteins encoded in a region of the Flammeovirga yaeyamensis genome:
- a CDS encoding tetratricopeptide repeat protein, producing the protein MKFTKILAAAALTAAVSSTALAQEKGSATKAAAYLTKGEMTEAQAEINKAVAYEKFKLSSKGKSPVIAKDKTLDVKGDIYTQVAQAEGASTDEVTVAIDSVLSAYNEIKSNKEVIGKESPVYKAVWLDQPDQIDPMTMQPKTSKLTNFYNHFINEGAKAWQEEDFTLAKQEFDLALRVKKDTTAAQNALYATINLLNDVDDDAEIKALQDEVVKYAKVLFSLGKNDAVYYKQLLFYASQGVTDIESSIDELGYEVRESENTIERSSKTVESSKERYEYYATGGGRRTSNSSTRAKQAKAEMEEAQAEVDAAKAKLEAANTKIAALETEAKKFYQESLDICVEGLKYNADDADLSRSMIIYYLKLDKMDEAIASAKANIAKDPQDAAASLLLAQLYDQATDMSEEVEHKDKYTTLAIDQYKKVLELDSENTTALYSLARLYYNQSVAYNAQLQELPTKGTGQYVDAAKAKELEAAKKESAEKAVPFAVKAAEAGNDEPKYLQLLLKIYYQTGDKENMEKVDKKLSAME; encoded by the coding sequence ATGAAATTCACGAAAATTCTAGCAGCTGCCGCTTTGACTGCTGCTGTTTCTAGTACTGCATTAGCACAGGAGAAGGGTTCAGCTACTAAAGCTGCTGCCTACCTAACTAAAGGTGAAATGACAGAAGCTCAAGCTGAGATTAACAAAGCTGTGGCTTATGAAAAATTCAAATTATCAAGCAAAGGTAAATCACCAGTAATCGCTAAAGATAAAACTCTAGACGTAAAAGGTGATATCTATACACAAGTTGCACAAGCTGAAGGTGCTTCAACTGACGAAGTAACAGTTGCAATCGACTCAGTTTTATCAGCTTACAATGAAATCAAAAGTAACAAAGAAGTAATTGGTAAAGAATCTCCAGTTTACAAAGCAGTTTGGTTAGATCAACCGGATCAAATCGATCCAATGACAATGCAACCTAAAACTTCTAAATTGACTAACTTCTACAACCACTTCATCAACGAAGGTGCTAAAGCTTGGCAAGAAGAAGATTTCACTTTAGCTAAACAAGAATTTGACTTGGCTTTAAGAGTGAAAAAAGATACAACTGCTGCACAAAATGCTTTATATGCTACTATCAACTTACTAAACGATGTTGATGATGATGCTGAAATCAAAGCTTTACAGGATGAAGTAGTAAAGTATGCTAAAGTTTTATTCTCTTTAGGTAAAAACGACGCTGTATATTACAAGCAATTGTTATTCTACGCTTCACAAGGTGTTACTGATATCGAGAGCTCAATCGACGAGTTAGGTTACGAAGTAAGAGAGTCTGAAAATACTATAGAAAGATCTTCTAAAACTGTTGAATCTTCGAAAGAAAGATATGAGTACTATGCTACTGGCGGAGGAAGAAGAACTTCTAACTCTTCTACAAGAGCAAAACAAGCAAAAGCTGAAATGGAAGAAGCGCAAGCTGAAGTAGATGCTGCTAAAGCAAAATTAGAAGCTGCAAACACTAAAATTGCTGCTTTAGAAACAGAAGCAAAGAAATTCTACCAAGAGTCTTTAGATATCTGTGTTGAAGGTTTAAAATACAATGCTGATGATGCTGACTTATCAAGAAGTATGATCATTTACTACTTGAAACTTGACAAAATGGATGAAGCAATTGCATCTGCTAAAGCTAACATCGCTAAAGATCCTCAAGATGCTGCCGCTTCATTGTTGTTAGCACAGCTTTATGATCAAGCTACTGATATGTCTGAAGAAGTTGAGCACAAAGACAAGTATACTACACTTGCTATCGATCAATACAAAAAAGTTTTAGAATTAGATAGCGAAAATACTACTGCTTTATATTCTTTAGCAAGATTGTACTACAACCAAAGTGTTGCTTACAACGCTCAATTGCAAGAATTACCTACAAAAGGTACTGGTCAGTATGTAGATGCAGCAAAAGCTAAAGAATTAGAAGCTGCTAAGAAAGAGTCTGCTGAAAAAGCCGTTCCTTTCGCTGTAAAAGCTGCAGAAGCTGGTAACGATGAGCCAAAATATTTACAACTTCTTCTTAAAATCTACTACCAAACTGGTGACAAAGAGAACATGGAGAAAGTTGACAAAAAACTAAGTGCAATGGAATAA
- the rlmN gene encoding 23S rRNA (adenine(2503)-C(2))-methyltransferase RlmN, which yields MIKSGKKDIRKLSQDQVKDFLTENGEKGFRAKQIQDWLWKSSAKSFDEMTNLSKKTRELLSENFEILPVTTFKSQKSSDGTIKSAFQLHDKHLVEGVLIPAEPRMTACISSQVGCSLTCSFCATGYMDRKRNLDAGEIYDQVVAINQQALDTFNTGLTNIVYMGMGEPLLNYKNMIESVEKITSPNGLNMASKRITVSTAGVAKMIRKLGDDEVKFNLALSLHAANDEKRNKIMPINEQNNLDVLRDALKYYFSKTKNPVTYEYIVFNNFNDSLQDAEELYQFTKHLPSKVNIIEYNPIAEADFLNAKVDKIQRFADYLSKKGVNVHVRRSRGKDIDAACGQLANKNKKGK from the coding sequence ATGATTAAGTCAGGTAAAAAAGATATTCGAAAATTATCACAAGATCAAGTAAAAGATTTTCTTACTGAAAATGGGGAAAAAGGCTTCAGAGCAAAACAAATCCAGGATTGGTTATGGAAAAGTTCTGCGAAGTCGTTCGATGAGATGACCAATTTATCAAAGAAGACAAGAGAGCTACTTTCTGAAAATTTTGAAATTCTTCCTGTAACTACTTTTAAATCTCAGAAAAGTTCGGATGGTACTATTAAATCCGCTTTTCAATTGCACGATAAACATTTAGTTGAAGGTGTTTTAATTCCTGCTGAACCAAGAATGACAGCTTGTATATCATCTCAAGTAGGTTGTTCATTAACTTGTTCTTTCTGTGCTACAGGTTATATGGATAGAAAGCGTAATCTTGATGCAGGGGAGATTTATGATCAAGTTGTAGCTATCAATCAACAAGCTTTAGATACGTTCAATACTGGACTTACCAATATAGTTTATATGGGAATGGGAGAGCCATTGTTGAACTATAAAAATATGATAGAGTCTGTAGAGAAGATTACTTCTCCCAATGGACTTAACATGGCATCAAAAAGAATTACAGTTTCCACTGCAGGCGTGGCTAAGATGATCAGAAAATTAGGTGATGATGAAGTTAAATTCAATTTAGCGTTATCACTACATGCTGCCAACGATGAGAAGCGTAACAAGATTATGCCTATCAATGAACAAAATAACTTAGATGTTCTTAGAGATGCTCTAAAATACTACTTCAGTAAAACAAAAAATCCTGTTACTTACGAATATATCGTATTTAACAACTTCAACGATAGTTTACAAGATGCTGAGGAATTATACCAATTTACAAAGCACCTACCTTCTAAGGTAAATATCATTGAATATAACCCTATTGCAGAAGCCGACTTCTTAAATGCCAAAGTAGATAAGATCCAAAGATTTGCCGATTATTTAAGTAAAAAGGGTGTAAACGTGCATGTAAGAAGAAGTCGAGGTAAAGATATTGATGCCGCTTGCGGACAATTAGCGAATAAAAATAAGAAAGGTAAGTAA
- a CDS encoding DMT family transporter encodes MHYIYLLLAIIAEVFATSALKSSEGYTKLYPSLVSILLYGVSFYLLSLTVKHIPIGVAYAVWSGLGIVLINAIGYFYYHDTINLSTIIGLLLIISGVIIVNLSTNAH; translated from the coding sequence ATGCATTACATTTATTTATTACTTGCCATAATCGCAGAAGTATTTGCGACCTCTGCTTTAAAAAGTAGTGAGGGATACACAAAGTTGTATCCCTCATTAGTTTCCATCCTTTTATATGGAGTTTCTTTTTACCTTTTATCCTTAACGGTTAAACATATCCCTATTGGAGTGGCTTATGCTGTTTGGTCAGGTTTAGGGATTGTGTTGATAAATGCTATTGGATATTTTTATTATCATGACACCATCAACTTATCCACAATAATTGGTTTATTATTAATAATATCTGGTGTGATTATCGTCAACTTATCAACAAATGCTCATTAA
- a CDS encoding DUF4476 domain-containing protein, producing MRSFKLLVFFLCMQLSYAQDDIECNHVSQADFEEALRSLTELTEDEFRHEIKLYTEKYCLDNEHIHMITKLFKADDERMEYLLFAFHYVEDWSQANTFDYYFEDELNKESFLNYVHSFHSEMADMHESVQMINSAPIDEEWERENLNEAAKVVYVKDYRGKIGANIPMATADYQILRTKLQKQGYDHEKIVLYKKMIQGKGLSVDQLNGILSLFSFENDKMKIFNSSLSSIYDLDNLVNTKQHFVNFFNKNEIDKVTNNKLNDYAVEVISKEMDVVYQQD from the coding sequence ATGAGAAGCTTTAAATTACTTGTTTTTTTTCTATGCATGCAGTTATCGTATGCTCAAGATGATATTGAATGTAACCATGTATCCCAAGCTGATTTTGAAGAAGCTTTGAGGAGTTTAACAGAGTTGACTGAAGATGAATTCAGACATGAGATTAAATTGTATACTGAGAAATATTGTCTTGACAATGAACATATTCATATGATCACTAAATTGTTCAAAGCGGATGATGAAAGGATGGAATACTTGTTATTCGCATTTCATTATGTAGAAGATTGGTCACAAGCAAATACTTTTGATTATTATTTTGAAGACGAATTGAATAAAGAAAGTTTCCTTAATTATGTGCATAGTTTCCATAGTGAAATGGCTGATATGCATGAAAGCGTCCAGATGATAAATAGTGCTCCAATAGATGAAGAATGGGAAAGAGAAAATCTAAATGAAGCTGCGAAAGTAGTTTATGTAAAAGATTATAGAGGTAAAATAGGAGCCAACATACCAATGGCAACAGCAGACTATCAAATTCTGCGAACGAAGCTACAAAAACAAGGATATGACCATGAAAAAATTGTTCTATATAAAAAGATGATTCAAGGGAAAGGTTTATCTGTTGATCAATTAAACGGTATTCTCAGCTTATTCTCTTTTGAGAATGATAAAATGAAAATCTTTAATTCATCTTTATCCTCTATTTATGATTTAGATAATTTAGTCAATACAAAACAGCATTTCGTCAATTTTTTCAATAAAAATGAAATCGATAAAGTTACCAACAATAAGTTAAATGATTATGCTGTGGAGGTAATTTCGAAAGAGATGGATGTTGTTTATCAACAAGATTAA
- the egtB gene encoding ergothioneine biosynthesis protein EgtB produces MQSTITSIDHYFSTRKRTEKFCQPLSIEDYTPQVVEHASPMKWQLGHTTWFFETFLLTKYLDGYECFDQQFSYLFNSYYNNVGKRIARNNRGVLTRPSVERVYEYRHYVDRHIELLFSQDVDIELEELLKTGIYHEEQHQELMYTDLKLMFYHHPFKTTYKEGGSLLRDENTSPAEWITIKEGVYEIGHQGDDFCYDNELGRHKVYLHEFAISNNYVTNEEFIAFINDGGYEKFDYWLDEGWAWVQKNEITQPLYWEEINGIWHEFTYGGDQVINPKGILAHINFYEADAFARWKGMRLPTEFEWEIAAKQFQWGKRWEWTNSAYLPYPGFKTAEGALGEYNGKFMINQMVLRGGSVATSPNHSRITYRNFFHPHFRWQYTGIRLAK; encoded by the coding sequence ATGCAATCTACTATTACATCAATTGATCACTATTTTTCTACAAGAAAAAGGACAGAAAAATTTTGTCAACCGCTCTCAATAGAGGATTATACTCCCCAAGTTGTAGAACACGCTAGTCCTATGAAATGGCAATTAGGACACACCACCTGGTTTTTCGAGACATTTTTATTGACAAAATATCTTGACGGGTATGAATGTTTTGATCAACAATTCAGTTATCTATTTAATAGCTATTATAATAATGTAGGAAAAAGAATAGCTAGAAATAACAGAGGTGTACTTACCCGTCCCTCTGTGGAAAGGGTATATGAATACAGACACTATGTAGATCGACACATCGAATTGCTTTTTTCTCAAGATGTCGACATAGAATTAGAAGAGTTACTTAAAACTGGTATTTATCACGAGGAACAGCATCAAGAATTAATGTACACCGATTTAAAATTGATGTTCTACCATCATCCATTTAAAACAACCTATAAAGAAGGTGGAAGTTTGTTGAGAGATGAAAACACTTCCCCTGCCGAATGGATTACTATTAAAGAAGGTGTTTATGAAATCGGACATCAAGGAGATGATTTCTGTTATGATAATGAATTAGGACGACACAAAGTCTACCTACACGAATTTGCTATCAGCAATAATTACGTAACCAATGAAGAGTTTATAGCATTTATAAATGATGGAGGTTACGAAAAGTTTGATTATTGGCTAGACGAGGGGTGGGCTTGGGTTCAAAAAAATGAAATCACACAACCATTATATTGGGAAGAAATCAATGGTATTTGGCATGAGTTCACCTACGGGGGAGATCAAGTGATCAACCCGAAAGGAATACTGGCCCACATCAACTTTTATGAAGCAGATGCTTTTGCACGTTGGAAAGGCATGAGATTACCCACAGAATTCGAATGGGAAATCGCCGCCAAACAGTTCCAATGGGGCAAACGTTGGGAATGGACCAATAGTGCGTACCTTCCTTACCCCGGTTTTAAAACTGCAGAAGGTGCCTTGGGTGAATACAATGGAAAATTCATGATCAACCAAATGGTATTAAGAGGAGGAAGTGTTGCTACTTCCCCAAACCATAGTCGTATTACCTATAGAAACTTTTTCCACCCTCACTTTAGATGGCAATATACCGGAATACGTTTAGCCAAGTAA
- the egtD gene encoding L-histidine N(alpha)-methyltransferase has translation MITEKTLFAQHVEKGLSAPSKFLSSMYFYDKKGEALFREIMNLEEYYLTNSEMEILMFQGHEIAQLLKDEEVEIIELGAGDGIKTKELLRHFDKKNTVYRPIDISEQAIIDISKKMSEWIPNLQVKGVCGDYFKMLDQLKSDAKKVILFLGSNLGNMSDDQAKGFIHQLNNVMQKGDQLMLGLDLIKSKDIVLPAYSDSKGITAEFNLNLLDRINKELGGNFDRTQFEHVATYSEHEGIAKSYIKSKVDQTVTIEENEKSYHFKKDELIHTEISRKYDLDIIRNIIEGTSLHLDYQFTDNKQYFTDLVLTKK, from the coding sequence ATGATTACAGAAAAGACATTATTCGCTCAACATGTTGAAAAAGGGTTATCTGCTCCTTCCAAGTTTTTATCTTCTATGTATTTCTATGATAAAAAAGGAGAAGCTTTATTCCGAGAGATCATGAATCTTGAAGAATATTACCTTACCAACAGCGAAATGGAGATATTGATGTTTCAAGGACATGAGATCGCTCAATTACTAAAAGACGAGGAAGTAGAGATCATTGAACTTGGCGCCGGTGATGGTATTAAAACTAAAGAGCTATTACGACATTTTGATAAAAAGAATACCGTTTATCGTCCTATCGACATCAGTGAACAAGCTATTATTGATATATCGAAAAAAATGTCGGAGTGGATTCCTAATCTTCAGGTAAAGGGAGTATGTGGGGATTACTTCAAAATGCTTGATCAATTAAAAAGTGATGCTAAGAAAGTCATTCTCTTTTTAGGCTCTAACCTTGGCAATATGAGCGATGATCAGGCAAAAGGCTTTATTCATCAATTAAACAATGTCATGCAAAAAGGAGATCAATTGATGTTGGGCCTTGATTTAATCAAATCAAAAGATATTGTTCTCCCTGCCTATAGCGACAGCAAAGGGATTACTGCAGAATTCAACCTCAACCTATTGGATAGAATTAATAAAGAATTGGGAGGAAACTTCGATAGGACACAATTCGAACATGTGGCCACATATTCCGAACATGAAGGAATTGCCAAAAGTTATATCAAGAGCAAAGTTGATCAAACGGTCACTATTGAAGAAAACGAAAAGTCGTACCACTTTAAAAAGGATGAATTAATACATACTGAAATTAGTAGAAAATACGATCTTGATATCATCAGAAATATTATTGAAGGAACGTCTCTACATTTAGATTATCAGTTTACCGACAACAAACAGTATTTTACAGATCTTGTTCTCACAAAAAAATAA
- a CDS encoding DUF4268 domain-containing protein — MFSREEHSRLRAAFWTQFGQLMKPFKSEEGKRINWTNYKTGVKSVFFRMDADKKKCGVGIYLTHKDPDIQQLIFEQFEEMKSYLHSVLEEEWEWELHTKNEMRQTISRIYIEKEGVNMFKPEDQADIYEFLKPRMLKLDEFWRDTKEIFVDLSK; from the coding sequence ATGTTTAGTAGAGAGGAACACTCAAGATTAAGGGCTGCATTCTGGACTCAATTCGGTCAGTTGATGAAGCCTTTTAAATCAGAAGAAGGAAAGAGAATTAATTGGACAAATTATAAAACCGGAGTAAAAAGCGTGTTTTTTAGAATGGATGCCGATAAGAAAAAATGCGGCGTCGGTATTTATCTCACACACAAAGATCCGGATATACAGCAACTCATTTTCGAGCAATTTGAAGAAATGAAAAGTTATCTTCATAGTGTGCTGGAAGAAGAATGGGAATGGGAACTTCATACAAAAAATGAAATGAGACAAACCATTTCTAGAATTTATATTGAGAAGGAAGGAGTAAATATGTTCAAACCAGAAGACCAAGCTGACATCTATGAGTTCTTAAAACCAAGAATGTTGAAGCTGGATGAATTCTGGAGAGATACGAAAGAAATCTTCGTGGATTTATCGAAATAA
- a CDS encoding PKD domain-containing protein, which yields MKNYFIALLLSLFTPSLIAQTTLEGTYTIGADGDFATLKEAADTLNTYEFSNDVTLLIHEGVYTDSFILDSLQTNGYGLCIKSSGEGENTILIPKKSEDDYLTGIYLRGIDGLSISNLTIKNDSINQVKLTQTHLVENTLSIDSCSNIHIQHLSMTSDTIGTEEPTMFFATSNLRLRLVHDVLIDSSYFSGAMYNITSVLKDSSTNIEVRDNVFENSYYDVRFAYQRGKGYKVYNNDFLTRRRFGSGCHLQIVGETDSYPDSDTYTGDISIKHNYFNGIGSEGNTKCIYLQYIQDAEVEQNEMIGGYYGMFILYGDSVILNRNKITTTVYTGIECGAIHNYFITNNTFICHNSAYAIYDQYTYDKLIIANNTFYRQEVPTHDYSYTLRIRDFEGDSLAIVNNLFSAQDTVAGFMYLEYFEKDLSSPNYLIDYNGYVMNSSNVEAKSMMRLRRVNIKGETDGDTTIVSFNDWQNFLPNIAQHSFLFDTDIFEELPIASTDGDTFVQTADFHLNNGFDFRKGLFIDRIKTDIDGDPRTAASGLDVGSDQYHLATDIAFETCDEDITFETSNATDKIISYSWDFGDGTTSSEINPAHTYEELGEYTITLKYCDADTYCDSTTFKVSITDEGCKFVESPTSIELNNSSIVIYPNPSKGNIQISSSMLLDDVDVQLIDLSGTVLYREEGHLHFLSADISKVLSQLENGMYIIKVDDGENQFSKKIILGK from the coding sequence ATGAAAAACTACTTTATTGCTTTATTACTTTCTCTATTTACTCCATCCTTAATTGCACAAACCACCTTAGAGGGTACTTATACCATTGGGGCAGATGGAGACTTTGCTACTTTAAAAGAGGCTGCAGACACATTAAACACTTATGAATTTTCTAATGATGTCACTCTATTAATACATGAAGGAGTATATACAGACAGTTTCATTTTAGACAGTCTTCAAACCAATGGATATGGCCTCTGTATAAAATCAAGTGGTGAGGGGGAAAACACCATCTTAATTCCTAAGAAATCAGAAGATGATTATTTAACGGGAATCTACCTAAGAGGAATTGATGGATTATCTATCAGTAATCTGACCATTAAAAATGATTCGATCAATCAGGTGAAGTTAACTCAAACTCATCTAGTCGAAAACACATTAAGTATCGATAGTTGCTCGAATATCCATATTCAACATCTTTCGATGACATCGGATACAATAGGTACAGAAGAACCTACTATGTTCTTTGCTACTTCTAATCTTAGATTAAGATTGGTTCATGATGTATTGATTGACTCCTCTTATTTCTCAGGAGCAATGTATAACATTACTTCCGTTTTAAAGGATAGCTCCACCAACATTGAAGTTCGAGACAATGTGTTCGAAAACTCTTATTATGATGTTCGTTTTGCCTATCAAAGAGGTAAAGGATACAAAGTATATAATAACGATTTTCTTACTAGAAGGAGATTTGGCTCAGGCTGTCATCTGCAAATAGTAGGAGAAACTGATTCTTATCCAGATAGTGATACATATACAGGGGATATCAGTATAAAACACAATTACTTTAATGGAATAGGTTCTGAAGGAAATACAAAATGTATCTATTTGCAGTATATACAGGATGCAGAAGTCGAACAAAATGAAATGATCGGTGGCTACTACGGAATGTTTATCCTCTATGGGGATTCTGTTATATTGAATAGAAATAAAATCACTACCACCGTTTATACGGGTATTGAATGTGGAGCAATCCATAATTACTTTATCACTAATAACACCTTCATTTGTCATAATTCGGCTTATGCGATATACGATCAATACACTTATGATAAATTGATTATCGCCAACAATACGTTTTATAGACAGGAAGTCCCTACTCACGATTACTCTTATACTTTAAGAATTAGGGATTTTGAAGGTGACTCTTTAGCTATAGTTAATAACTTATTTTCGGCACAAGACACAGTCGCCGGATTTATGTACTTAGAATATTTTGAAAAAGACCTTTCCTCTCCGAATTATCTAATTGACTACAATGGCTATGTGATGAATTCATCAAATGTAGAAGCGAAATCGATGATGCGACTTCGAAGAGTAAATATTAAAGGAGAAACTGATGGAGATACCACTATAGTCAGCTTCAATGATTGGCAAAACTTCCTTCCAAATATCGCTCAACACTCTTTTCTATTTGATACTGATATTTTTGAGGAATTACCTATAGCAAGTACCGATGGAGACACCTTCGTACAGACTGCAGATTTTCATCTTAATAATGGATTTGATTTTAGAAAAGGGTTGTTTATCGATCGTATAAAAACGGATATCGATGGAGATCCAAGAACAGCAGCTAGCGGGCTTGATGTAGGATCCGATCAATATCACTTAGCCACTGATATCGCTTTCGAAACCTGTGACGAGGATATTACTTTTGAAACATCAAATGCTACGGATAAAATAATATCTTATTCTTGGGATTTTGGTGATGGTACTACTTCATCAGAAATCAACCCTGCCCATACTTATGAGGAATTAGGAGAATATACCATCACTTTAAAATATTGCGACGCGGATACTTATTGCGACAGCACTACTTTTAAAGTCTCTATCACTGATGAAGGTTGTAAATTTGTTGAATCACCAACGAGCATAGAATTAAACAATAGTTCAATTGTGATTTATCCTAATCCTTCAAAAGGAAACATTCAGATCAGTAGTTCAATGCTGTTAGATGATGTCGATGTACAGCTTATCGATTTATCGGGAACTGTTTTATATAGAGAAGAAGGGCATCTTCATTTTTTAAGTGCGGATATCAGTAAGGTACTTTCTCAGTTAGAAAACGGAATGTATATCATTAAAGTGGATGATGGTGAAAATCAGTTCAGCAAGAAAATCATTCTGGGGAAATAA
- a CDS encoding SulP family inorganic anion transporter, translated as MKQNVQVSNLNASDFKTEILSGLTVAIALVPEAIAFSFIAGVSPLVGLYAAVVMGFVTAVGGGRPGMISGATGAIAVVVMPLIADKGINYLFPAIILGGALQILVGALRLGKFIRLVPHPVMLGFVNGLAIVIFKAQFSQFMVDGEYLSGAPLYMMLGLVVLAMVVIQFFPKLTKVVPSPLMAILLVSGIAIGFGIDTPTVGDMASIEGGLPSLIFPDVPLNMETLMIILPFALKVAGVGLIESLLTLTLIDEITETRGSGNRESVAQGVANIISGFTGGMGGCAMIGQSMINIQSGARKRWSGIIAAVALMSFVLFLSSIIEQIPIAALVGVMFMVAIGTFEWSSFRILNKVPKTDVVVLITVSLVTVIEDLAVAVLIGIIMSALSFAWENAVRIRARKKTDEFGRKHYEIYGPLFFGSATNFFEKFDFKNDPKEVIIDFTESRVADLSGIEAINKINEKYEQYGKTVTFIHLSQDCIALLDKAKSHVEIDHDHDPHYSVVYDA; from the coding sequence ATGAAACAAAACGTTCAAGTCAGTAACCTCAATGCGTCTGATTTTAAAACTGAAATTCTTTCAGGTTTAACAGTGGCTATTGCTTTGGTGCCAGAAGCTATTGCTTTTTCATTCATTGCAGGTGTTTCTCCGCTAGTAGGTTTATATGCAGCGGTAGTTATGGGATTCGTAACTGCTGTTGGTGGTGGTAGACCGGGTATGATCTCGGGTGCTACAGGTGCGATTGCTGTGGTAGTAATGCCATTAATTGCTGATAAAGGAATTAACTATTTATTCCCCGCAATTATATTAGGTGGTGCCTTACAAATTTTAGTAGGTGCTTTACGATTAGGTAAGTTTATCCGTTTGGTTCCCCACCCGGTAATGCTTGGTTTCGTAAATGGTCTGGCCATTGTGATTTTTAAAGCACAATTCAGTCAATTTATGGTCGACGGGGAATATTTATCTGGTGCACCTTTATACATGATGTTAGGACTGGTCGTACTTGCAATGGTCGTGATCCAATTCTTCCCGAAATTGACAAAAGTAGTTCCTTCTCCATTAATGGCGATCCTATTAGTATCAGGTATTGCTATTGGTTTTGGAATTGACACACCAACTGTTGGTGATATGGCTTCTATTGAAGGAGGTTTGCCTTCTTTAATTTTCCCTGATGTTCCATTGAACATGGAAACTTTAATGATCATTTTACCTTTCGCCTTGAAAGTAGCAGGTGTAGGCCTAATCGAAAGTTTATTAACGCTAACACTAATTGATGAAATCACAGAGACTAGAGGTAGTGGCAATAGAGAATCAGTAGCTCAAGGTGTTGCCAATATTATTTCTGGTTTCACTGGAGGTATGGGCGGTTGTGCTATGATTGGTCAGTCGATGATCAACATTCAATCAGGTGCTAGAAAAAGATGGTCGGGTATTATTGCAGCAGTAGCCTTAATGTCATTTGTATTGTTCTTATCATCGATTATCGAGCAAATTCCAATTGCAGCTCTTGTAGGTGTAATGTTTATGGTAGCGATCGGTACATTCGAGTGGTCTAGTTTCCGTATCTTAAATAAAGTACCAAAAACAGATGTTGTCGTTTTAATTACGGTATCATTAGTGACAGTTATTGAAGATTTAGCGGTTGCAGTATTGATTGGTATTATTATGTCGGCTTTATCTTTCGCTTGGGAAAATGCAGTGAGAATTAGAGCAAGAAAGAAAACAGATGAGTTCGGTAGAAAACATTATGAGATCTACGGCCCATTATTCTTTGGTTCAGCAACGAATTTCTTCGAGAAGTTTGATTTCAAAAATGATCCTAAAGAAGTAATTATAGATTTTACAGAGTCTAGAGTAGCAGATTTATCAGGTATTGAAGCGATCAATAAAATTAACGAGAAGTATGAGCAATATGGAAAGACAGTTACTTTCATTCATTTGTCTCAAGATTGTATCGCTTTATTGGATAAAGCAAAATCGCATGTGGAAATTGACCACGATCACGATCCCCACTACTCAGTAGTTTATGATGCTTAA